In Candidatus Limnocylindrales bacterium, the DNA window CCACCATAAAAGCTGCCGAAATAGCTACCGGAGCTCCGAATCCGGCGGCCCCTTCAATAAAAGCCCCGAAGGAATAAGCCACCAACAGAGCCTGTAACCTCCGATCTGCAGAAATACCTCCTACCGATTCCTTCATAATTTCAAACTTACCTGTTTCTACCGAAATATCGTAAAGATAAACCGCTGCAAAGACAATCCAGGCGATTTTGACTAAACCGAAAGCAGCACCGTAAAAAAACGTAGAAATGGATAAGTGCCAGGGCATCCCAAAGGCTACGCTGGCCGCTAAAATAGCCGTAATGGCGCCACCAAAAGCAGCCAGAGCGGCTGAAGTCCTTATGACAGCCAGTAAAAAAAATAAAACGACGACCGGTAAAGCCGCGATAACGGTGGATAAAATCCAATTATTAAAAGGATCGTAATTTTGTATCCAGGGCATAGCAGGACCTCTTCGTGATCAATCCCCTGTTCCATAAGTTCATATCGGGTTCTTCTGGGCAAGGACCAGAACCTCGTCTACTACAAAAAATCAGATACGAACTTTTGAAAGGGGTTGACGGTTAATTAAACCATTAAGAAACAAAGTGAAGGAAGACAAAGACCTTATTCGAAGCTAAGGGATGTCTTCAGGAGAAGGAATTTTACGGATAATGCTACAAGTATTGGAACTTATGGAGGAAATAACCAATCGGGGAGGTAGAAAAGGCGGGATATTTAAGCTGATAGATAAGATAATCGTTGGAACAGATAACCCGACCAGGTTTGTGAAAGCCGTCAATTTCCTTTGTACGGAAGGTTGGCGAATAGGATTTTTTTTCTCTTTCCATAACGACGGGAGTAATTCATGATCTTCTATGGAAGACATATAGTAAAACAAGCTTTGGGGGAAAAAGAGAATATCCTTCTCAAAGGATAATTTGAAATAAAAATAAGTAAGGGAATCTAACGAGTCCTCTATTCTTTCTATAAAAAGAAAGAAAAGGTTTCCCAGGGCAAGCAAGGATACGATTAATGGAATGATAAGAAAGTTGACCCTTCTATCCCTCATTTTAAATAATCAGGAACCGATTTTCCCCTCTTACATAAAAAACTGACCCCTACAGGTTTATCAACGAGTATAAAGTAAAGTCTACCCCTCCATGCAAGCAAGTGAGACAAAGAAATTTGTTGACAAAAATTCTATCGGCCAACTAAAGTCAGTTTAGACCCACAAGACCACAATAAATACTATATTTTGCCGTTTTTAACTCTTAATCTCTGAGGGATTACGAAGAACTATGAAAAGCAGGGGAGTATGGGAGAGTTTATGCCTGTACTTTCCTAATCTCCTGTTTTTATACTCTTTGCGGACAAACCAAATCCACAGCGAAGATTTAATGCAGATATCGATAACTAAAAAGAAGTCCTTAAAAGTAACGGGAACTTATAGAGCCAAAAATAAGGTTCGAGTTCTTTTGTTTATTTGAGAGGGCAAAACTTCTATTATGGCTAAAGAAGATAAGGGAATTACCGAACAAATCAGACCGGTTGAAGCCGGAGAATTACCCCCTTATGAAGTAGCCGAATTACCCGCTCCTCCGCCCTTCGGTTTGAAGGGTATTTTAGAGGTTATAGGACCGGGGGCTATTATCCTAGGAGCTTCCATTGGAAGTGGAGAGTGGCTGGTAGGTCCTGCTGCTACCGTAAAATACGGGGTAGAACTTATCTGGATCACAACGGTCGCTTCTATCTTACAGGGGCTTTTCAATATGGAAGCTATACGGTATACCTTGTACACTGGAGAGCCTATTTACACCGGTTTCATGCGACTAAAACCGGGTAAATTTTGGGGGGTTTTTTACACCATCTTAGGCTTTTTCCAAATTGGGTGGCCGGGATGGGCTTTGTCTGCGGCAACAGCATTGGCAGCCATTGCCTTGGGTAGAGCTCCAGGGAAAGAAGATAGTGGAACGGTTCTATTTTGGGGCTATGTAACCTTTTTTATTGTTATTATTACTTTAGCCGTAGGAGGAAAAATAGAAAAGACCCTTGAAAAAGTCTCCTGGTTTTTTCTGTTCATGATTTTTGCCTTTTTGCTTGCGGTCAATCTCCTGGTTGCTGCCCCGCGTGCCCAGTTGGGAGAGACTTTTTTATCCCTATTCAAATTCGGGACGATTCCACCTGGTGCAGATTGGGTTTTATTGGGGGCCTTTGCAGCTTACTCTGCAGCAGGAGGTGTTATAAACTGTGCTATCACCAACTGGTTTCGGGATAAAGGTTTTGGAATGGGAGGTGTTGTCGGTTTTATCCCGGGGGCCGTAGGGGGAAGAAGGATTAATCTTTCTCCCTTTGGTAAAATCTTCAGAATCACTCCCGAAAATCTCCGCAAATGGAACGATTGGTGGAAATATGCCACTACCGATCAATGGGTTATCTTCGTCGGAGGTTCCTTAATGGGAATGTTTTTAACCATCAATATGGCTACCGCCTTAATTCCTAGAGGTACGGAAATAGGAGGCTGGTCGGTCGCCAACTTCCAGGCTGTCGAACTGGCAAAGATCGGTGGAAAAATCCTTTGGATTCTGACGGCTTTGAACGGGTTCTGGATTCTCTTCAGTACCCAACTATCGGTTTCCGATGGCTATATCCGCCAATCCACAGACGCTCTCTGGGTGAGTGATCGTGTTAGAAGATGGTGCCGGGGAGATGTTCGGATTTTGTACTATGCCCTCCTCGCCCTTTTCACCCTTTGGGGATGTATCGCCATCAATTTGGCCCAACCTTTCATTTTAATTTTGATCGGAGCGAACACAGCCGGACTTGTATTTGTTATTGCTTCGATCCATATCCTTCTGGTTAATAGAAAGCTCTTACCTAAAGAGCTCAGACCCCCCCTGTGGCGAGAAATAGGGGTTTTATTCTGTGCTCTTTTTTATGGCTTTTTCGTAACGATGTTGGCAGGTAGACAGGCCGGATTATGGTAAATGAAGGGGGTAAAAGGTAACAGGCAAGAGCAGGTCCGGGCCATTCTAGAATTTTCCAAAAAACCCGTATCGCTGGATATGCCGACGGTAGAAGACGAAAACGCCACGTTAATGAACCTCATCGCCAGCAAGGAAAGCCCGGCCCCGGACAAAGCCGTCGTTGATCAAACCCTTATTGAGGAACTCCAGGAACTTTTAGACGAACTGGACCCTCGAGGAGCCCTGATTTTGCGGTTACGTTTTGGCATCGATGGAGAAGGTCCCCTGATGTTAGAAGAGATCGGAAAGCGTTTAAACCTGAGTCGGGAGAGGGTTTGGCAGCTTGAAAAACGGGCCAAGGCCAGGCTGAGGAAACTGGCCAACGCCAGAAGTCTGGGGGATTATTTAAATTAATTTTTCTCTCTTACTCGTGCTATTCGCAAACGTATTAAGTAATTGACAGGGCCAAAGTGTTATATTAAATTTCATGTAATGAATAGCTATACTTTTGCAAAAATATCCTTCTGAGAATAGAAAATCCCGAATTTTCAACCTCCTCCGGCCCCTCCTTGCTAGGGAGGGGCGCTTTTAAGTCTCCCCTTGGTAAGGAGAGATTTAGAGGGGTGACAAAAAACGGCAAAAGTATAGTGAATAGTTTAATTCGATAAAGAGAAAGTTAGATCTGAATACAGGAGTGTTATTTAATGGCTTTTACCATTCAAGAATATCTGGACTTAGTACGACTTCTGGGTGAACATCCAGAATGGCGTTCGGAACTGCGACGTTTGCTCCTGTCCGATGACCTACTGGCCTTGCCGGAGATTGTTCGTGCATTAGCTGAAGCGCAGCAGCGGACTGAAGAACAATTAAGAGCTTTAGCCGAGGCCCAGCGGCGGACTGACGAACGCCTGGAAGCTTTAACGGAAGCCCAAAGACGAACCGAAGTGCGCCTGGAAGCATTAGCCGAGGCGCAGCAGCGGACTGAAGAACAATTAAGAGCTTTAGCCGAGGCCCAGCGGCGGACTGAGGAGCGGTTGGAAGCTTTAGCGGCGGCTCAGCAGCGAAGTGAGGAGCGGCTGGAACGTCTGGAAGCGATCGTGCGGGAATTAGCCGAGGCCCAGCGACGGACTGAGGAGCGGCTGGAAGCATTAGCCGAGGCCCAGCGACGGACTGACGAACGCCTGGAAGCTTTAACGGAAGCCCAAAGACGAACCGAAGTGCGCCTGGAAGCATTAGCCGAGGCCCAGCGGCGGACTGAGGAGCGGCTGGAACGTCTGGAAGCGGTTGTACATGAACTGGTGGAGGTGCAACGACGAACGGTGGATACAGTGGGCGATCTTAAAGGCCGTATGCTGGAAATCACCTATCGTGAAAAAGCCGGGGCTTACTTCGGTCTCCTGCTGAAACGCGTTCAGGTGGTTATGCCTCAAACCCTGGAAGAAGTACTGGAAGCCCATTTATCGCCTGAAGCATTCAAAGAATTACTGCTTCTGGACTTATTGATTAACGGTCAGCCTCGCTATCATCCCGATATACCGGAAGTGTGGCTGGCAGTGGAAATCTCTGCTGTCGTGGATCAGCAAGATGTAACCCGTGCCCGACAGCGAGCCTTGCTGCTACGTCAGGCCGGCTATCGCGTTATTCCTGTTGTTGCCGGAGAGCGAACCACCCTTGGGGCGGAAGATGAAGCGCGTTTTCATAAAGTGGCCATACTGCAGGATGGGCGTACCTACCTTTGGGAAGAAGCTTTACAGGCCTGGGCCGCTCAATAATAGGGAAGACTGGCTGGTCGCCCTCATGTACCAACTACTTTCCTTAAAAACTTAATCACCCGCTCTTTGGTCCGATCCTCCTCCGGAATGGTCTCCCACAGATGCTCAAAATCGAGAAAGAACCGCAACACCGTATATTCATCCGACCAGAGGAAATAGCGAGGCCCCCACGGCAGGCACGGGTACTTTTCACAGTTATCTAAAGGAGATCGCACCATAGCCCCGACCGTGCTCTTGATCTTCAACTCAAAATAAGGAAAGGTCTCTATCAGACCCACCTGATAATGTTCATAACTCTCCAGCAAGGTGATCCAGTGCTCAATCTGCTTCTTCCGCTGCTCCCACTGGGTGCGGGACAGGTGCTTCTCCCTCAGGTAATTTTTCAAAACCGATTTCGAATGAATGCTTCGTTCGCCATACGTCGCCAGGTTAAAGAGAAATCCCTCTAATCGTTGTTCGTTCATCGCCAGCCATCTCTGTCGCCCCTTTTTGCTGATAATTGGAAATCGGATAAGCTCCCCGCTGGCGTGCAGTTCCGGGGGGTGAACCAGATGCGAGGGGTGTTGGATGATCATAAAAGACTGGCCGGGTTCCTGCTCCATACGGAGAAGTTCGGCATAGGCCTCC includes these proteins:
- a CDS encoding Nramp family divalent metal transporter, producing the protein MAKEDKGITEQIRPVEAGELPPYEVAELPAPPPFGLKGILEVIGPGAIILGASIGSGEWLVGPAATVKYGVELIWITTVASILQGLFNMEAIRYTLYTGEPIYTGFMRLKPGKFWGVFYTILGFFQIGWPGWALSAATALAAIALGRAPGKEDSGTVLFWGYVTFFIVIITLAVGGKIEKTLEKVSWFFLFMIFAFLLAVNLLVAAPRAQLGETFLSLFKFGTIPPGADWVLLGAFAAYSAAGGVINCAITNWFRDKGFGMGGVVGFIPGAVGGRRINLSPFGKIFRITPENLRKWNDWWKYATTDQWVIFVGGSLMGMFLTINMATALIPRGTEIGGWSVANFQAVELAKIGGKILWILTALNGFWILFSTQLSVSDGYIRQSTDALWVSDRVRRWCRGDVRILYYALLALFTLWGCIAINLAQPFILILIGANTAGLVFVIASIHILLVNRKLLPKELRPPLWREIGVLFCALFYGFFVTMLAGRQAGLW
- a CDS encoding sigma-70 family RNA polymerase sigma factor — protein: MKGVKGNRQEQVRAILEFSKKPVSLDMPTVEDENATLMNLIASKESPAPDKAVVDQTLIEELQELLDELDPRGALILRLRFGIDGEGPLMLEEIGKRLNLSRERVWQLEKRAKARLRKLANARSLGDYLN